Genomic window (Helianthus annuus cultivar XRQ/B chromosome 3, HanXRQr2.0-SUNRISE, whole genome shotgun sequence):
TCTGGGTTTTATTGttaaaaaatgaaatttaaaaaatgaccaaaatgcccctgcactaaatgacaaaataatcagttttcaacagtgaaaataatcagttttcatctgacatatttgtaacatgtgttacaccaaaacttgtttatttttttttaaaatatctactcggcgcttttttgattttttttgcccaaaacccttaaaaacatgcatataacatgtgtaaattttttcaagaaaaaaaaaaaaacatcgggagctttgagtttcccgggttttctaaattaaagtgggttttctatagatacttacatttagtttaatatcttatgtataaatattattagtttaatttcAGTGAGTTTTATGTATTCATAAATCTTAAATATAAAACGACTTATTTCACTCTTCCATATTTAGACCATGCATACTTTACTTTGTTATTTCACTTTACTCCATATTTAGACCATATACTctactttagtttaatttttttatagTCTATTCAGTTAACTTTATACTCGGTATTTCATATCCACCTCCATTTTTGTAGTGTTGTTTGTCGCATTTGTAGCGTTGGTTATCGATCCATGATATGAAAACAAATTATGTTATCGATTGAAACAACtgatatatttatttaatatactattaatataaaattacatttattcaactcgagtaatacatagagtttttaaagatttaacttttttattatttggtatataaattacaatacacgagtttcttaaaaatataaattatttaatataaaaatttatatttattcaatccgtgtaataaatgaggttttaaagatatattattttattatttagtatgtaaaattatatttttttttcattttaaaagcATAGAACAATTTCTATGTAAAGTAGGTTTGTTTATAAAAGAATTGGTTTTAAATAATTTATCATTTTTATCCTTAAACCCGTGTAGTACACGGGTCTAATAatctagttatatatatattattacttCTAATAAATCCGTATGTTTGataattaatttatttaaatgGCATCTCTAAAATATAAAACTTGCAAATTAGAATGTTCTTTTTCATCAACAATGtgactttttgaataaaaaaaaaactaaaaaaagtaTAGAAGAGCATTAGCCGGTTTGCTTTACGCTCTTAAAGTATATATTTGAGCAAAGAAATTTCTTTCTTTTATCATCGGAAATGTCGATTGATCTAAGATCTGATATAAGATTAACCAAATTCAGTATTTACAAGGATAATACTCATGTATACTGAATGTCTTATTTGAATATTCAGCTATTAGCATTCCAAAGACTATAAATaaaccgaacaaacacgaacaatttgttttcgtttgttaagaaaatgaacatgttcgtgttcgtttgtgtttgtttgttaattttaagcATCGAACAAAAAACAAGCATTGATAAATATATCActaatggaaacaaacgaacacaaacaagcgttcataaACATAATATGTAATACACtaacacttattaaatattttatttatcataattttgaagtatttaaataaaatataaaaactaaaaatactaatgaactatcgaacatagACAAACACgttaccaaacgttcacgaacataaatgaacgaatgcagactttgttcatgttcgttaaTTTAACTAACGAACGAAATtctttgttcgtgtttgtttgtttaataaacgaacgaacacaaacaaacttcccgccaaacaattcatgaactgttcgccgaacgtttgatTCGTTTGCAGCTCTAAGCATTCCTATGGAAAGTATAAAGTTTAGACACACCAAAAATTAATATAACGTTATGGTCtgatttatttattaaattttataaactaaaaatTTGTTACGAACAACATAACCATCCTCCAACAGCATTACTTTTATACTACGAGGGCTAAAATCGTAATTGAACACATTGGATGTAATCTCACCGACGATATTAATATCGAGAGGACTTTTGTTTCTCATAGACATTTCGTCGAATATCTGGAGGACCATCTTCTTCCCAAGTTCTTCAAACCCTAAATCACAAGGTCAGTTCAATCTCTCTTCAATCTTTCACTTATCTCTTAGATTACACTTAATTCATCTCTTAATTCACCGTTTAGATTGCTTAATTACATTCAAACATTTACGATCTGAACATAAAAGCTTCAATTTCCCCTAATTCAGTTGTTATTCGTTTTCATAGATTCAAATCAATATGGACTTTTTCGATAAATTCAAGATCTGGGTTGTATTGATCTGCTTCATATCTCAACTGGGTCATGGGTTTTATCTCCCGGGTAGTTACCCACACAAATATGTTGTAGGTGATCAATTGTCTGTAAAAGTCAACTCTTTGACTTCAATCGATACCGAAATCCCCTACAGTTATTACAGTTTGCCCTTCTGTACGCCCCCAGAAGGTGTAAAGGACAGCCGTGAGAATCTCGGTGAGCTTTTGATGGGTGATCGGATCGAAAACTCACCGTATAAGTTCAATATGTACACGAATGAAACCGAGATCTTTCTTTGTCAAACGAAGCCGTTGTCGGGTGAGGAGTATAAGCTGTTAACGAACCGGATCGACGAGATCTATCAGGTTAATGTGATTCTCGATAATTTACCCGCGATTAGGTACACGAAGAGGGATAGTTATTTTGTTCGGTGGACAGGGTATCCGATCGGGATCAAAGTTGATGGTGGGTATTATTTGTTTAATCACTTGAAGTTCACGGTTTTGGTTCATAAGTATGAGGAAACGAATGTCGCGAGCGTAATGGGGACCGGGGATGCAACGGATGTAATCCCGACAGGTAGGAAATCGGGATCTGATGAACCCGGGTACATGGTTGTCGGATTTGAAGTAACTCCTTGCAGCGTTAGACATAATCCCGAGTCGGTAAAGAATTTGAAAACGTACGGGAAGTACCCGTCGAAAATCACTTGTGAGGATAACACGGTGAACATGGCTATAAAGGAAAACGAGCCCGTTTCTTTCACTTACGAGGTTGCGTTTGTCGAAAGTGACATCAAGTGGCCATCGAGATGGGATGCTTATTTAAAGATGGAGGGAGCGAAAGTGCATTGGTTCTCGATTTTGAACTCGCTTATGGTTATCACTTTCTTGGCGGGTATTGTTCTCGTGATCTTTTTACGAACGGTTAGACGGGATTTGACTCATTACGAGGAGTTAGACAAGGAGGCACAAGCGCAGATGAACGAAGAGTTATCGGGTTGGAAGCTCGTCGTAGCTGACGTTTTCCGTGCTCCCAGCAATCCGGGACTTCTATGCGTAATGGTTGGAAACGGGGTTCAGATTCTTGGAATGGCAGTTGTGACGATCATGTTTGCCGCCCTAGGGTTCATGTCTCCCGCTTCGCGTGGGACTCTGGTGACCGGTATGCTAATCTTCTACATGGTTCTCGGAATTTCAGCCGGTTACGTTGCTGTACGTATGTGGCGAACGCTCTTCTGTGGGGACCACAGAGGATGGGTCTCGGTTTCTTGGAAGGTCGCGTGTTTTTTCCCCGGTATCGCGTTTTTAATCCTTTTCGTTTTAAACTTTCTCTTGTGGGGGTCACACAGCACCGGTGCTATCCCGTTTTCGCTGTTCGTCATTCTCATTTTACTCTGGTTTTGCATTTCGGTTCCCTTAACTTTTGTTGGTGGTTACTTCGGTGCAAAGGCGCCTCATATCGAATACCCGGTTCGAACCAATCAAATACCCCGTGAAATCCCGCCTCAGAAATACCCTTCGTGGCTTTTAGTTCTTGGTGCGGGAACTCTCCCATTCGGAACCCTGTTCATCGAGCTTTTCTTCATCATGTCGAGCATCTGGATGGGTCGGGTATACTACGTTTTCGGGTTTTTATTCGTCGTTTTGATCCTTTTGGTAGTCGTTTGTGCCGAGGTGTCACTCGTTTTGACCTACATGCATCTTTGTGTCGAGGACTGGAAGTGGTGGTGGAAATCTTTCTTTGCTTCGGGTTCGGTTGCGTTGTACATTTTCTTGTACTCGATAAACTATCTCGTATTCGACCTCAAGAGCTTAAGCGGGCCCGTCTCGGCTACGCTTTACCTGGGTTACTCGTTCTTGATGGTTCTAGCGATCATGCTAGCCACAGGTACCGTTGGGTTCCTTTCTTCTTTCTGGTTCGTGCATTACTTGTTCTCGTCGGTTAAGCTTGATTGAAAGAAGATGGTGGTTAGGTTGTTACACACAGTTTTATTCGTCTTGTACTTGCTACGTTCGGTTGTTTTTCTTAAGCATTTGGGCAGAATTCGGATACATGAGAACTATAATTAAGCCGAGttttatatcttttttttttttttaattttagttttCTTTTGTTTCTGGTGTTATAGTTCTATAGCATGAACTTAGTTACATACGAAAGCAGAAGATGATGTTATATTGGATAATTAGTTGTAATTTcttttttgttttgttgtttgtATTGAGATTCTATGATATATTGGTTCGATAACATACATGTATCCAAAGGTTAAATGGTGGGTACTTGTTAAAGATGCGCATATGTGAGGGCGTTATGGTTGCTTCTTTTGACGAGTTTATAAAAACCCAGTAAAGTTGTTCATGCCAGAAGGATGCAAACTGGCCGTAATGTAATTGCTACTGTTTTACAAGTAGCAATTATCACGCACTTTTAAGCTATACCGTGGTTATTATTACGCCATTTTAAATTTGTGGAGCATAATTACCCTACTAACTCAACATATGCTCTCACTCTATATATATGACACACACACatattaaggggctgtttggcaacttctaaatggttaagtgttgaatgagtaagaggtctgaaccattaagtgctgaatcggTAAGAGGTCTGAGCAATTAAGAGTcggtataatgtttaaccgttagaggcaaatgtctgactaaGTTAGATTAAaggtcttaaccatttagactcAGTATAATAGTTAACcaggcaaatgtctgaatcatctaaacatttaCTTGCAAAACAAACAATTTAAAACATTAAATGTTTAACCATTAAGAGTCACATTAAAAAATAAACTACAAGCCCCAAAGTTTTAGAAAAGATGGAAAACATTAGCTATTAACGTTTACATAGTGACACTAATATAGAATTCTATTTTTGACCGTAGTGACCATGTGATCATGCTTAGGAGGGCTCAACACATGTTCCGCCAACCAATACATCATGGTTTACGTTTCATCAAAGTTGGCCACGACTCCTCGAGGCCACCATCCCACCAATGGGTAAATTATATTTTGAGTAAACAACTAAAATAGTTtatgaggtttggtcacttttgtcgtTTTAGTCTAAAACACAAACCTTTTGAATCCGGATCCTGGTGGTTTTaatttgttgtcattttcatcgaAAATCAAAATCAGGTCAGATTTTTCAATTAATATCCAGATTTGTTGT
Coding sequences:
- the LOC110928789 gene encoding transmembrane 9 superfamily member 11, with protein sequence MDFFDKFKIWVVLICFISQLGHGFYLPGSYPHKYVVGDQLSVKVNSLTSIDTEIPYSYYSLPFCTPPEGVKDSRENLGELLMGDRIENSPYKFNMYTNETEIFLCQTKPLSGEEYKLLTNRIDEIYQVNVILDNLPAIRYTKRDSYFVRWTGYPIGIKVDGGYYLFNHLKFTVLVHKYEETNVASVMGTGDATDVIPTGRKSGSDEPGYMVVGFEVTPCSVRHNPESVKNLKTYGKYPSKITCEDNTVNMAIKENEPVSFTYEVAFVESDIKWPSRWDAYLKMEGAKVHWFSILNSLMVITFLAGIVLVIFLRTVRRDLTHYEELDKEAQAQMNEELSGWKLVVADVFRAPSNPGLLCVMVGNGVQILGMAVVTIMFAALGFMSPASRGTLVTGMLIFYMVLGISAGYVAVRMWRTLFCGDHRGWVSVSWKVACFFPGIAFLILFVLNFLLWGSHSTGAIPFSLFVILILLWFCISVPLTFVGGYFGAKAPHIEYPVRTNQIPREIPPQKYPSWLLVLGAGTLPFGTLFIELFFIMSSIWMGRVYYVFGFLFVVLILLVVVCAEVSLVLTYMHLCVEDWKWWWKSFFASGSVALYIFLYSINYLVFDLKSLSGPVSATLYLGYSFLMVLAIMLATGTVGFLSSFWFVHYLFSSVKLD